The DNA sequence TGACGGTGCCCGGACCGTAACCGGTGCTGACCACGGATGCGGCCCGCAGGTTGTCGATCTCGTTCTCGTCGCCGATGCGGACCCGCAGGGTGCTCGGCTCCACCTCGCCGATCAGTTTGAGCAGGACGACCTCCTCCTCCAGTGCCTCCAGTATCGGACGCAGGGAGCCCTGGAAGTCGAGTAGTCCCCCTCTGGTCAGGTTAGCGGTCCCGGCCAGCGCGATGCGTTCCTCGTGCCGCTCGACCAGCGTCTCCAGCAGGACCGTCGAAAGCGTGGTCATCGCCGGTCGCAGGTCCGATGGCGCCTCGTCGACCAACGCCTGGACCAACGGCGGGGTGTCGGAGAGCCGACAGCCGTCGAGCTTCTCGTTGGCCAGCCGACGCAGGTCGGTCACGTCGTCGGCACTGATCGGGGCCGGCAGCTCCACCAGTCGCTGCTCGACCCGGCCGGTGTCGACGATCAGAACCAGCATCAGCCGGGTGGTCGAGATCGGCACCAGCTCAAGGTGCCGCACCGACGACCGGGACAGGCTCGGGTACTGCACCACCGCGACCTGGCGGGTGAGCTGGGCGAGCAGCCGGACGGTGCGGTGCACGACGTCGTCGAGGTCGACGGCGCCGGCGAGGAAGCGTTCGATCGCCCTGCGCTCCGCCGGGCTGAGCGGTTTCACCCGGGACAGCCGGTCGACGAACAACCGGTAGCCACGGTCGGTCGGGACCCGCCCGGCGCTGGTGTGCGGCTGCCGGATGTAGCCCTCCTCCTCCAGCACCGCCATGTCGTTACGGACGGTCGCCGGTGACACCCCGAGCTGGTGCCGCTCGACCAGCGCCTTGCTGCCGACCGGCTCCTGAGTGGCGACGTAGTCCTCGACGATCGCCCGAAGCACGTCGAGTTTGCGGTCGTCGAGACCCATCTGCACCTCCTCCGCTGGCACCGGTCGGACCGGTCCGAGGCTACGGCCCCGGCCGTCGCGGCGGCCGGTGGGTGGCCGGACCGACGACGGACGCCCCTGCTGGCACTCGCCGGTTGTGAGTGCCAGCATACGTCGATCGGGCCGGGCCGGCGATGATCAGTTCGCCGGGCGGGGGCGTACCGGGCGATATGTCACCAAGCGCACTCACCCGGGTCGGATCGGTCGGCCGGCGGGGCTCCGCAAGCCGGCCGGCGGGCCAGAGAAGCCGGCCGGCGGGCCCCACGCAAGCCGACCGACCAGCGGAGACGGCCTGCCCGGACGGGAAAATCGTCGGCGGGGCTAACTGGCGCGGCTTGATCCGTCCCCCTACCGTGTCGGGCATGACTGAACCACCTCGCCCACCAGGGGAGAACGGTCCCGGCGGCATGCCGCAGGACCCCAACTCCCCGCCGCCACCTCCAGCGTCCTACTCGATGCCGGGCGAGGCCTCCTCTCCCGGATACCCGCCGCCGCCCGGCGGCGCCGGCGGATATCCCCCGCCCGGCGGTTACCCGCCCGGCGGTCCGGCGTACGGAGGTCAACCCCCGTCCGGCTACGCCACCAACGACGACAAGACCTGGGCCCTGATCGCCCACTTCGGTGGCGCCCTGGGCGCGTTCATCAGCTTCGGACCGCTCGGCTTCGTCGGCCCGCTGATCGCCTACCTGGTCAAGGGTCAGCAGTCACCGGCCGTACGGGCGCACGCGCTGGCCGCGCTCAACTTCCAGATCCTCTGGTCGGCGATCGCCTTCGTGCTGCTCTTCGTCAGCTGGTGCCTGTTGTTCATCCCCAGCCTGGTGGTGTTCGCGATCCAGATCATCTTCGGCATCATCGCGGGCGTTAAGGCCAACGAGGGGACGCTGTACAAGTACCCGATGTCCGCCAACTTCATCAAGTGACACCGCTCGCCCCCGGATCCGTACCGGCTCCGGGGGCGTCACCGGTGGCGGGCAATGCGGGCCACGCCACGCAAGGCAGCCCGGCAGCGGGTCTCACGGGAGCAGGTCCCGGACGACCGCGTCGGCCAGCAGCCGGCCGCGCAGGGTCAGCACCGCCTGCCCGGCGGCGAGCGCGCCGGGGTCGAGCAGCCCGTCGTCGCCGGCTTGGCGGGCCGCGAGCCGGCCGGCCGGGGCCAGTCGCGCCAGCGGCAGCCCACTGGCCAGCCGCAGCCCCAGCATCACCTCTTCGACCTGCTGCTCGGTGCCGGTGAGTAGTTCCCGGCCGTGGCCGGGCGACCGTCCGGCGGCCAGCCGCTCGGCGTACGACCGGGGATGCCGCACGTTCCACCAGCGGACCCCGCCGACGTGGCTGTGCGCCCCCGGCCCGAGCCCCCACCAGTCACCGCCGGTCCAGTACAACAGGTTGTGCCGGCACCGGCCGGCGGCCGACCGGGCCCAGTTCGACACCTCGTACCAGTCGAATCCGGCGTCGCTCAGCGCCGATTCGGCGGCGAGGTAGCGGTCGGCGGCGACGTCGTCGTCGGGATACGGCAGTTCGCCGCGCCGCATCCGGGCCGCCAACCGGGTGCCGTCCTCGACGATCAGCGCGTACGCGCTGACGTGGTCCACCCCGGCCGCCACCACCGCCGCCAGCGACTCGTCGAAGTCCGCTGCGCTCTCCCCCGGCGTACCGTAGATCAGATCGAGATTGACGTGCTCGAATCCGGCCTCCCGGGCCTCCCGGGCGGCGGTGACCGCGCGGCCCGGCGCGTGCCGGCGGTCCAGCACGGCGAGCACCGTCGCTGCGGTCGACTGCATGCCGAGCGACACCCTGGTGTAGCCGGCGGCCCGCAGCGCCCGCAGCGACGCCGGGGTCACCGACTCCGGGTTGGCCTCGGTGGTGACCTCCGCGTCGACGGCCAGCCCCCAGGTGGCGTCGATCGCGTCGAGCAGCCGGGCCAACGCGTCGGCGGGCAGCAGGCTCGGCGTGCCGCCGCCGACGAAGACCGTGTCCACCTGCCGTGGCGGGCGGTCGGCCAGGACCTTCGCGGCCAGTTCCAGCTCGGCCAGTACGGCGTCCAGGTACTCCCCGACCGGTGCGCTGCCGCCAAGTTCGGCGGGCGTGTACGTGTTGAAGTCGCAGTAGCCGCAGCGGGTGGCGCAGAACGGCACGTGCAGATAGACCCCGAAGCCGCGCTGGCCGCTGCGGGCGAGCGCGGACGGCGGCAGCGCCCCGTCGGCGGGCACCGGCGTACCGGCGGGTGGTGCTCCTGGCATGGGACTAGTGTGCCGGCATGGATGAGCCCCGACCCACCAGGTCCGCGCAGCCACTGATCCGTACGGCCACCGCCGCCGGGATCACCACCCTGACCCTGGACAGCCCGGGCAACCGCAACGCGCTGTCCACCCCGCTGATGACCGAACTGCTCGCCGGCCTGGCCGAGGCGGTCGCCGACCCGCAGGTCCGGGTGGTGGTGTTGAGCCACACCGGGCCGGTCTTCTGCTCCGGCGCCGACCTGA is a window from the Solwaraspora sp. WMMD792 genome containing:
- the hrcA gene encoding heat-inducible transcriptional repressor HrcA, giving the protein MGLDDRKLDVLRAIVEDYVATQEPVGSKALVERHQLGVSPATVRNDMAVLEEEGYIRQPHTSAGRVPTDRGYRLFVDRLSRVKPLSPAERRAIERFLAGAVDLDDVVHRTVRLLAQLTRQVAVVQYPSLSRSSVRHLELVPISTTRLMLVLIVDTGRVEQRLVELPAPISADDVTDLRRLANEKLDGCRLSDTPPLVQALVDEAPSDLRPAMTTLSTVLLETLVERHEERIALAGTANLTRGGLLDFQGSLRPILEALEEEVVLLKLIGEVEPSTLRVRIGDENEIDNLRAASVVSTGYGPGTVIVGGLGVLGPTRMDYPGTIATVRAVARYVGDLLAQN
- a CDS encoding DUF4870 domain-containing protein, coding for MTEPPRPPGENGPGGMPQDPNSPPPPPASYSMPGEASSPGYPPPPGGAGGYPPPGGYPPGGPAYGGQPPSGYATNDDKTWALIAHFGGALGAFISFGPLGFVGPLIAYLVKGQQSPAVRAHALAALNFQILWSAIAFVLLFVSWCLLFIPSLVVFAIQIIFGIIAGVKANEGTLYKYPMSANFIK
- the hemW gene encoding radical SAM family heme chaperone HemW, which gives rise to MPGAPPAGTPVPADGALPPSALARSGQRGFGVYLHVPFCATRCGYCDFNTYTPAELGGSAPVGEYLDAVLAELELAAKVLADRPPRQVDTVFVGGGTPSLLPADALARLLDAIDATWGLAVDAEVTTEANPESVTPASLRALRAAGYTRVSLGMQSTAATVLAVLDRRHAPGRAVTAAREAREAGFEHVNLDLIYGTPGESAADFDESLAAVVAAGVDHVSAYALIVEDGTRLAARMRRGELPYPDDDVAADRYLAAESALSDAGFDWYEVSNWARSAAGRCRHNLLYWTGGDWWGLGPGAHSHVGGVRWWNVRHPRSYAERLAAGRSPGHGRELLTGTEQQVEEVMLGLRLASGLPLARLAPAGRLAARQAGDDGLLDPGALAAGQAVLTLRGRLLADAVVRDLLP